The following are from one region of the Nostoc cf. commune SO-36 genome:
- a CDS encoding DUF1345 domain-containing protein yields the protein MQLNLFKNFDSRPRLIIAIGVAGLVSVILPSWLHLPTRILCAWNSGADFFLAITWWKMIKATPEKIRRYAENEFEGHLAIFMLVIAAACASVLAIGFFTN from the coding sequence GTGCAACTTAATTTATTTAAAAACTTTGACTCCCGACCCAGGCTGATAATTGCTATCGGAGTTGCTGGATTAGTTTCAGTAATCCTTCCATCTTGGCTGCACTTACCTACTCGCATTCTCTGTGCTTGGAACTCCGGCGCTGACTTTTTCTTAGCCATAACGTGGTGGAAAATGATCAAAGCTACCCCAGAAAAAATTCGTCGTTATGCTGAGAATGAATTTGAAGGACATTTGGCTATATTCATGCTGGTGATTGCTGCGGCTTGTGCCAGTGTTTTAGCCATTGGGTTTTTTACTAACTGA
- a CDS encoding DUF1345 domain-containing protein has product MSKILLILHLILSIMTIVGSWLLVHTMFAVQYAHSYYKYISRNHGEEITGGLDFPNNDYPDYWEFLYYSFVIGMTSQVSDVETRSREMRRLTLLHSILSFFFNTTILAMSINIIASLI; this is encoded by the coding sequence TTGTCAAAAATTCTGCTTATCTTACATCTCATACTTTCAATTATGACCATTGTTGGTTCTTGGTTACTAGTGCATACGATGTTTGCAGTGCAATATGCACACAGCTATTACAAATATATTAGTCGTAATCATGGTGAAGAAATCACCGGAGGTTTAGATTTTCCTAATAATGACTATCCAGATTATTGGGAATTTTTATATTATTCTTTTGTAATTGGCATGACTAGCCAAGTTTCAGATGTGGAAACGAGATCGCGGGAGATGAGGCGCTTGACTCTGTTACATAGTATATTATCCTTCTTTTTCAATACCACAATTTTAGCTATGAGTATTAATATCATTGCATCGCTAATCTAA
- a CDS encoding ChaB family protein: MPDNKIEELSEDIKQQLPEHAQQIFLAALNAAQKDALSEEGAREIAWNSVKNEYEPGNDGKWQRKPEDTAIHNKSVTSGGN, encoded by the coding sequence ATGCCTGATAACAAAATAGAAGAATTATCTGAAGATATCAAACAACAACTGCCTGAACACGCACAACAGATTTTCCTTGCAGCATTGAATGCTGCTCAAAAGGATGCTTTGAGTGAAGAAGGTGCGCGTGAAATAGCTTGGAATAGTGTAAAAAATGAATACGAACCAGGCAATGATGGCAAATGGCAGAGAAAGCCCGAAGACACTGCTATACATAATAAATCTGTTACATCTGGTGGAAATTAA
- a CDS encoding NADPH-dependent oxidoreductase, which yields MTNPTELLRSRYGEIPFNPQIEWNDSLTALLSHRSIRSYLSDSLPPGTLELLIAAAQSASTSSNLQTWSVVAVEDEQRKEELSKLAGNQAHVKQVPLFLVWLADLARLSYVADSRGISHDALEYLEMFAMATVDAALAAQNATVAAESLGLGTVYIGGIRNRPQEVAEILNLPSSVYAVFGLCVGYPNPEVEAAIKPRLPQSDVLHRETYKLAEQEEAIAHYNEIIKDFYTEQKMNIAGDWSEHSSQRIATVESLRGRDRLREALNNLGFKLL from the coding sequence ATGACTAATCCTACAGAACTTCTGCGCTCGCGCTACGGTGAAATTCCCTTCAATCCCCAAATTGAATGGAATGATTCTCTAACAGCACTACTATCTCACCGTTCAATTCGGTCTTATCTATCTGATTCTTTACCACCAGGAACTTTGGAGTTGTTGATTGCAGCCGCCCAATCTGCGTCTACTTCTTCTAATTTGCAAACCTGGAGTGTGGTAGCAGTAGAAGATGAACAGCGCAAAGAGGAGTTATCTAAGCTAGCAGGAAACCAAGCACATGTTAAGCAAGTGCCTTTATTCTTGGTTTGGTTGGCAGATTTGGCGCGTCTAAGTTACGTTGCTGATAGTCGCGGCATATCTCATGATGCACTGGAATATTTGGAAATGTTTGCGATGGCAACAGTTGATGCAGCTTTGGCGGCGCAAAACGCAACAGTAGCAGCCGAGTCACTCGGTTTGGGAACAGTATATATCGGTGGAATCAGGAATCGCCCCCAAGAAGTAGCAGAGATATTGAATTTGCCCTCCTCTGTGTATGCTGTATTTGGGCTGTGTGTTGGCTATCCAAATCCGGAAGTAGAAGCAGCGATTAAGCCAAGGTTGCCCCAGTCAGACGTGCTGCACCGTGAAACCTATAAATTGGCAGAGCAAGAGGAAGCGATCGCTCACTACAACGAAATCATCAAAGACTTTTATACTGAACAAAAGATGAATATTGCTGGCGATTGGTCAGAACACTCATCCCAACGCATCGCAACCGTAGAATCACTGAGAGGACGCGATCGCTTACGTGAAGCCCTCAATAACCTCGGCTTCAAGTTACTTTGA
- a CDS encoding class II aldolase/adducin family protein, which translates to MSYIRPQPPVFERVEDERLHRKQRLAAAFRLFGKFGFSEGIAGHITARDPEFTDHFWVNPFGTYFGHIRVSDLLLVNKEGEVVEGNAEVNRAAFAIHSQIHEARPDVIAAAHAHSLYGKAWSSLGRLLDPLTQDSCAFYEEHSLFDDFTGVVLETSEGERLAQALGPNKAIILRNHSILTVGHTVDEAAFWYISLERSCQGQLLAEAAGRPTIIKHETARLTQTQVGSHISGWFSFQPLYDRIVREEPELLD; encoded by the coding sequence ATGTCCTACATTAGACCACAACCCCCTGTATTCGAGCGAGTTGAAGACGAACGCCTCCACCGCAAGCAACGTCTCGCCGCCGCTTTTCGCCTTTTTGGAAAGTTTGGGTTTAGCGAGGGAATAGCAGGCCATATTACAGCTCGCGATCCAGAGTTTACAGACCATTTCTGGGTCAATCCATTTGGTACATACTTCGGTCATATCCGAGTTTCTGACCTGCTCTTGGTTAACAAAGAAGGTGAAGTAGTTGAAGGCAATGCTGAGGTGAACCGAGCTGCTTTCGCCATCCATTCTCAGATTCATGAAGCTAGACCTGATGTAATTGCGGCGGCTCACGCCCATTCACTTTATGGTAAAGCTTGGTCTAGTTTAGGTCGTCTCCTTGACCCTTTGACTCAAGATTCTTGTGCTTTTTATGAAGAACATTCGCTGTTTGACGATTTCACTGGTGTTGTTTTAGAAACTTCTGAAGGTGAACGACTGGCGCAAGCCTTGGGGCCAAACAAAGCCATAATTTTACGTAATCACAGTATTTTAACTGTAGGACATACAGTAGATGAAGCTGCCTTTTGGTATATTAGCTTGGAGCGATCGTGTCAAGGCCAACTCCTGGCAGAAGCTGCGGGTAGACCTACTATTATCAAACACGAAACAGCTCGTTTAACACAAACTCAAGTGGGGTCACATATAAGCGGGTGGTTCAGCTTCCAGCCTCTTTACGACAGAATTGTACGCGAAGAACCCGAATTGCTAGATTAG
- a CDS encoding cysteine dioxygenase family protein → MTHTILEPLPEDQWFIESQEVRSFVATVREISASTVDDRTQTLVRLEPYFQELLAQQEWLPQKFAQVNPESKMGGGIGQWLLYRAKDRSLSVFSLVIPPGSTTPVHDHLAWGLIGLYKGNQEETVYRRVDSG, encoded by the coding sequence ATGACGCACACCATATTGGAACCATTACCAGAAGACCAATGGTTTATTGAGAGCCAGGAAGTACGATCCTTTGTCGCAACAGTGCGGGAAATTAGCGCTAGTACTGTTGACGATCGCACCCAAACTCTCGTTAGATTAGAACCCTATTTTCAAGAACTGCTTGCCCAACAGGAATGGCTACCCCAAAAGTTTGCCCAAGTGAATCCTGAAAGCAAGATGGGTGGCGGTATTGGTCAGTGGTTGCTTTATCGCGCTAAAGACCGTTCTCTGTCAGTATTTAGTTTGGTGATTCCCCCAGGTTCCACAACTCCTGTCCACGATCATCTAGCCTGGGGATTGATTGGTTTATATAAAGGCAATCAAGAAGAAACAGTCTATCGCCGTGTAGATAGTGGGTGA
- a CDS encoding RRXRR domain-containing protein has protein sequence MTKVFILDANQQPLYPVRISHARLLLSQGKATVFQRYPFTIILKESLSNLKLEQLGFKIHPGIKIIRNS, from the coding sequence ATGACTAAAGTATTCATTCTCGATGCCAACCAACAACCCTTGTATCCAGTACGCATCAGTCATGCTAGGCTGCTATTGTCACAAGGTAAAGCTACTGTCTTCCAGCGATATCCCTTTACTATTATTCTAAAGGAGTCTCTTTCTAATCTCAAACTTGAGCAACTTGGCTTCAAGATTCATCCTGGCATTAAAATAATTCGTAATTCATAA